Proteins from a genomic interval of Lysobacter arenosi:
- a CDS encoding helix-turn-helix domain-containing protein — MTSQHPTIGSLLRSLRARNGWTLKEMSEKCGIPLSTLSKIEHDRLTLSYDKLLQLSQRLNMRMSELFAETDEASEPAVTARRSIGRIDDSIRVNTPNYDYYYLCPELRRKRMIPVVTRVRAKSIREFGDLVRHSGEEYIYVLEGRAEVHTEFYDPIVLEAGESVYIDSNMGHAYVAAEGCEEVVLLGVCSSSDEQLMQSLMTLHGDETAR; from the coding sequence ATGACTTCGCAACACCCCACGATTGGCAGCCTGCTGCGCTCGCTGCGCGCGCGTAATGGCTGGACGCTCAAGGAAATGAGCGAGAAGTGCGGCATCCCGCTCTCGACCCTGTCCAAGATCGAGCACGACCGCCTGACGCTGAGCTACGACAAGCTGTTGCAGCTGAGCCAGCGGCTGAACATGCGCATGTCCGAACTGTTCGCCGAGACCGACGAGGCCTCCGAGCCGGCGGTGACCGCGCGTCGCAGCATCGGCCGCATCGACGACTCCATCCGCGTCAACACGCCCAACTACGACTACTACTACCTGTGCCCGGAACTGCGCCGCAAACGCATGATCCCGGTGGTCACGCGCGTGCGCGCCAAGAGCATCCGCGAGTTCGGCGACCTGGTCCGGCATTCGGGCGAGGAGTACATCTACGTGCTCGAGGGCCGCGCCGAAGTGCACACCGAGTTCTACGATCCGATCGTGCTGGAGGCCGGCGAGTCGGTGTACATCGACTCCAACATGGGCCACGCCTATGTCGCCGCCGAGGGCTGCGAGGAGGTCGTCCTGCTCGGCGTGTGCTCCAGCAGCGACGAGCAGCTGATGCAGTCGCTGATGACCCTGCACGGCGACGAAACCGCCCGCTGA
- a CDS encoding serine hydrolase domain-containing protein: MRLTAVSCLIGTILALQGSPTLAQQGQELKPAVPVPDAPAALSNAPAVATEAPGIQQAPGVAALNRADVEAWLDGFMPYALKRGDIAGSVVVVVKDGQVLLQKGYGYADVASRKPVDPDRTLFRPGSVSKLLTWTAVMQLVEQGKLNLDEDINKYLDFAVPARDGKPVTLRQAMTHTTGMEETARALIANDEKGLIPLETYLKHWVPTRIYDPGVTPSYSNYATALAGYVVQRVSGQSFDDYIDQHIFKPLEMQHSSFRQPLPKHLQPLMASGYAKASEGKAKSYEIVNPAPAGSLAATGADMAKFMIAHLNNGAYGDARILSEATARQMHDTTLTILPPLNRMALGFYEANINGHRSVAHAGDTQWFHSDLHLFPDDGVGLYISVNSSGKEGAAHVVRNELFHGFADRYLPGPNAEGKVDEATAKQHAAQIAGRYDNSRRSEDGFVALAYLLGQPTVVANEDGTITVPDLLGANGAPKKWREVAPYVWRDLDSADRIAAKVVDGKVVRFSTDPISPFMVFDRTPWYRSGGVFLPILAIGLGALLLTVLAWPISALVRRHYKVPYQLVGADAVWHKRIRIASLAVLVALGGAVAMAIAMLSSLDMLSPANDIWVNTLRLLNLVVLPLATLVGLANAWHVLRSGRRWPAKLWSVVLALSMLGLLWFGISQNILGYGANY; the protein is encoded by the coding sequence ATGCGTCTGACTGCAGTCTCGTGCCTGATCGGAACGATCCTGGCCCTGCAAGGTTCGCCTACGCTGGCCCAGCAGGGGCAGGAACTGAAGCCTGCGGTGCCGGTACCGGACGCACCGGCGGCCCTGTCGAATGCGCCAGCCGTGGCGACCGAAGCGCCTGGAATCCAGCAAGCCCCCGGCGTGGCCGCGCTCAACCGCGCCGACGTCGAAGCCTGGCTGGACGGTTTCATGCCTTACGCGCTCAAGCGCGGCGACATCGCCGGTTCGGTCGTGGTGGTGGTGAAGGATGGCCAGGTGCTGCTGCAGAAGGGCTACGGCTATGCCGATGTCGCCTCGCGCAAGCCGGTCGATCCGGACAGGACGCTGTTCCGCCCGGGCTCGGTGTCCAAGCTGCTGACCTGGACCGCGGTCATGCAGTTGGTCGAGCAGGGCAAGCTCAACCTCGACGAGGACATCAACAAGTACCTCGATTTCGCCGTTCCCGCCCGCGACGGCAAGCCGGTGACGCTGCGCCAGGCCATGACCCACACCACGGGCATGGAAGAAACCGCGCGCGCGCTGATCGCCAACGACGAGAAGGGCCTGATCCCGCTCGAGACCTACCTCAAGCACTGGGTGCCCACGCGCATCTACGATCCGGGCGTCACGCCGTCGTACTCCAACTACGCCACCGCATTGGCCGGCTACGTGGTCCAGCGCGTGTCGGGCCAGTCGTTCGACGACTACATCGACCAGCACATCTTCAAGCCGCTGGAGATGCAGCACTCGAGCTTCCGCCAGCCGTTGCCCAAGCACCTGCAGCCGTTGATGGCCAGCGGTTACGCGAAGGCGTCCGAGGGCAAGGCCAAGTCGTACGAGATCGTCAACCCGGCACCGGCCGGCAGCTTGGCCGCGACCGGCGCGGACATGGCGAAGTTCATGATCGCCCACCTCAACAACGGCGCTTACGGCGATGCGCGCATCCTGTCGGAAGCGACCGCGCGGCAGATGCACGACACCACGCTGACGATCCTGCCGCCGCTCAACCGCATGGCGCTGGGATTCTACGAGGCCAACATCAACGGCCACCGCTCGGTCGCGCACGCCGGCGACACGCAGTGGTTCCACAGCGACCTGCACCTGTTCCCGGATGACGGCGTCGGCCTCTACATCTCGGTCAACTCCAGTGGCAAGGAAGGCGCGGCCCACGTGGTCCGCAACGAGCTGTTCCACGGGTTCGCCGACCGCTACCTGCCCGGCCCGAACGCCGAAGGCAAGGTCGACGAAGCCACCGCCAAGCAGCACGCGGCGCAGATCGCCGGCCGCTACGACAACAGTCGCCGTTCCGAGGATGGCTTCGTCGCGCTGGCCTACCTGCTCGGCCAGCCGACCGTGGTCGCCAACGAGGACGGCACCATCACCGTGCCCGACCTGCTCGGCGCCAACGGTGCACCGAAAAAGTGGCGCGAAGTCGCCCCGTATGTCTGGCGCGACCTCGACAGTGCCGACCGCATCGCCGCCAAAGTGGTCGACGGCAAGGTCGTGCGCTTCAGCACCGATCCGATCTCGCCCTTCATGGTCTTCGACCGCACGCCCTGGTACCGCTCCGGCGGCGTGTTCCTGCCGATCCTCGCCATTGGCCTGGGCGCGTTGCTGCTGACCGTGCTGGCATGGCCGATCTCGGCCCTGGTGCGTCGCCACTACAAGGTGCCGTACCAGCTCGTCGGTGCCGACGCCGTCTGGCACAAGCGCATCCGCATCGCATCGCTGGCCGTGCTGGTCGCACTGGGCGGCGCGGTGGCCATGGCCATAGCGATGCTGAGCAGCCTCGACATGCTCTCGCCGGCCAACGACATATGGGTCAACACGCTGCGCCTGTTGAACCTGGTGGTGCTGCCGCTGGCCACGCTGGTCGGCCTGGCCAATGCATGGCACGTGCTGCGCAGCGGTCGCCGCTGGCCGGCCAAGCTGTGGAGCGTGGTGCTCGCGCTGTCGATGCTGGGGCTGCTGTGGTTCGGCATCTCCCAGAACATCCTCGGCTACGGCGCCAACTACTGA
- a CDS encoding DUF1611 domain-containing protein: MHAARSLHQSEPPALPAPYLLFLGDTVEPGYAKTAFGLRDWAPERCVGEYLLPGARVSTGLPAMSPTQAYAAGARALVIGVANAGGVIPEHWVAALITAVEAGLDIISGMHMRLSELPALQRAATCHGRELIDVRRPPDKLPIATGRKRSGNRLLTVGTDCALGKKYTALALARAFTSRGLDADFRATGQTGILIAGGGIPMDAVIADFAAGAAEMLTPDAAAAHWDVIEGQGSLFHPAYAGVSLALLHGSQPDVVVVCHQPGRDRVLGHAHYALPSIEDTIALNLQLGRRTNPRIRCGGVSLNTAHLDEDAARRLLAAESDRLGCAVADPIRGGAEFEALINECLG; this comes from the coding sequence ATGCACGCCGCCCGTTCGTTGCACCAATCCGAGCCGCCCGCGCTGCCCGCGCCGTACCTGCTGTTCCTGGGGGACACGGTGGAACCCGGTTACGCCAAGACCGCCTTCGGTCTGCGTGACTGGGCGCCGGAGCGGTGCGTGGGCGAGTACCTGCTACCCGGCGCCCGTGTCAGCACGGGCCTGCCGGCGATGTCGCCGACGCAGGCCTACGCGGCCGGTGCACGCGCGCTGGTCATCGGCGTCGCCAATGCCGGGGGTGTCATCCCCGAGCATTGGGTGGCCGCGCTGATCACCGCGGTGGAAGCAGGTCTGGACATCATCAGCGGCATGCACATGCGGCTGTCGGAACTGCCTGCGTTGCAGCGCGCCGCCACCTGCCATGGCCGCGAGTTGATCGACGTGCGCCGTCCGCCGGACAAGCTGCCGATCGCCACCGGCCGCAAACGCAGCGGCAATCGATTGCTGACCGTCGGCACCGATTGCGCGCTGGGCAAGAAGTACACCGCGCTGGCACTGGCGCGCGCCTTTACTTCGCGCGGGCTGGATGCGGACTTCCGCGCCACCGGCCAGACCGGGATCCTGATCGCCGGCGGCGGCATTCCGATGGATGCGGTGATCGCCGACTTCGCTGCCGGCGCGGCCGAGATGCTCACGCCGGATGCGGCTGCGGCCCATTGGGATGTCATCGAAGGCCAAGGCTCGCTGTTCCATCCGGCCTACGCCGGCGTGTCGCTGGCATTGCTCCATGGCAGCCAGCCCGACGTGGTCGTGGTCTGCCACCAGCCTGGTCGTGATCGCGTGCTTGGACATGCGCACTACGCGTTGCCGAGCATCGAAGACACGATCGCGCTGAACCTGCAGCTGGGCCGTCGCACCAATCCGCGCATCCGTTGCGGCGGCGTCAGCCTCAATACCGCCCACCTCGACGAGGACGCCGCGCGCCGCCTGCTGGCGGCCGAAAGCGACCGCCTCGGTTGTGCCGTCGCCGACCCGATCCGCGGCGGCGCCGAGTTCGAAGCACTCATCAACGAATGTCTGGGATGA
- a CDS encoding dipeptide epimerase encodes MATAVSVDIRNELLRLAKPFRISGHVFRDSPVTVVTLRHGPHQGRGEGAGVYYLRDEPADMLATLESHREAIESGLSRDELRSLLPPGGARNALDCALWELQASRAGVPVWKLAGLESARPLLTTYTLGADEPQVMGAGAVAYTHARAIKMKLTGEVDIDIERVRAVRAARPDVWLGVDANQGYVADTLQRLVPVLVDEDVSLLEQPCARGDEACLDGLDCSVAIAADESVQGLDEIEPLLGRFDVVNIKLDKCGGLTEGLLMAERARALGLQVMVGNMIGTSWAMGAGFVLGQHCDIVDLDGALFLAQDRSPGVIYADGQVDCPGNVWGGC; translated from the coding sequence GTGGCTACTGCCGTCAGTGTCGATATCCGCAATGAACTGCTTCGTCTTGCCAAGCCGTTCCGCATCTCCGGTCACGTCTTCCGCGATTCGCCGGTGACGGTGGTGACCCTGCGCCATGGCCCGCACCAGGGCCGTGGCGAAGGGGCAGGGGTCTATTACCTTCGCGATGAGCCCGCCGACATGCTGGCGACGCTGGAATCGCATCGCGAAGCGATCGAGTCCGGGCTCAGCCGCGACGAGCTGCGCTCGCTGCTGCCGCCCGGCGGCGCCCGCAACGCGCTCGACTGCGCGCTGTGGGAGCTGCAGGCCAGCCGCGCCGGCGTGCCGGTGTGGAAGCTGGCCGGCCTGGAATCGGCGCGACCGTTGCTGACGACCTACACACTGGGTGCGGACGAGCCGCAGGTGATGGGCGCCGGCGCGGTGGCCTATACGCATGCCCGCGCGATCAAGATGAAGCTGACGGGCGAGGTCGACATCGACATCGAGCGCGTCCGCGCCGTGCGCGCTGCGCGTCCGGACGTCTGGCTCGGCGTCGACGCCAACCAGGGCTATGTCGCCGACACCCTGCAACGCCTGGTGCCGGTGCTGGTCGACGAGGACGTCTCGTTGCTCGAGCAGCCGTGTGCGCGCGGCGACGAAGCCTGCCTCGACGGTCTCGATTGCTCCGTCGCCATCGCCGCCGACGAAAGCGTGCAGGGCCTGGACGAGATCGAACCGCTGCTGGGCCGCTTCGACGTGGTCAACATCAAGCTCGACAAATGCGGTGGCCTCACCGAAGGCCTGCTGATGGCCGAGCGTGCACGCGCGCTGGGCCTGCAGGTGATGGTCGGCAACATGATCGGCACCAGCTGGGCGATGGGCGCCGGTTTCGTCCTCGGCCAGCATTGCGACATCGTCGATCTCGACGGCGCGTTGTTCCTGGCGCAGGACCGCAGCCCGGGGGTGATCTACGCCGACGGCCAGGTCGACTGCCCCGGCAACGTCTGGGGCGGCTGCTGA
- a CDS encoding serine hydrolase has product MNMSAKRRMHKRTLLRIVPAVAGVAFSFAAWAAPPADLDEHVNAVIREQGVPGMAVTIVEQGKVVHAKGYGVRKLGSPEPVDADTIFPTGSTGKAITTAALAVLVDEGKIGWDDKVIDHIPGFQMYDAWVTREMTIRDLLVHRSGLGLGAGDLMFVPRSSLSRAETVRRLRYIKPATSFRSGYAYDNLLYAVAGQLIEDVSGQDWETFVRERVLKPAGMGTSTTRDVDRWATANRVQPHARMDGGFRGVGKQEVLDERQSLGANASPAGGVSSSANDFGHWLQIQLAHGALPDGKGRLFSEDASREMWTPQVLMPINAYPAPIAEATPQFSAYALGWDVRDYRGAKIIEHGGAVFGVQTMVVLIPDKQVAFSLQINSEDGVVLRGLTFELLDHYLGGPKRDWVGDFAAYKKARVQGALDFLAKSKTEKKPSRPSLPLNGYAGKFADPWYGPIEIRQEKGRLRLDFKQTPNMVGTLEHWQYDTYQVRWDDRTAEPAYVSFGVDADGKVDRITMKAVSPLADFSWDYHDLLFTPQGGG; this is encoded by the coding sequence ATGAACATGTCTGCCAAGCGCCGCATGCACAAGCGAACCCTGCTACGAATCGTCCCGGCCGTAGCCGGGGTCGCCTTCAGCTTTGCCGCGTGGGCGGCGCCGCCGGCCGACCTCGACGAGCACGTCAACGCGGTGATCCGCGAGCAGGGCGTGCCCGGCATGGCCGTCACCATCGTCGAGCAGGGCAAGGTGGTGCATGCCAAGGGCTATGGAGTCCGCAAGCTGGGCTCGCCCGAGCCGGTCGATGCCGACACGATCTTCCCGACCGGTTCGACCGGCAAGGCGATCACCACCGCGGCGCTGGCCGTGCTGGTCGACGAAGGCAAGATCGGCTGGGACGACAAGGTCATCGACCACATCCCCGGCTTCCAGATGTACGACGCCTGGGTCACGCGCGAGATGACCATCCGCGATCTGCTCGTGCACCGCAGCGGTCTTGGCCTGGGCGCGGGCGACCTGATGTTCGTGCCGCGCTCGTCGCTCAGCCGCGCCGAAACCGTGCGCCGCCTGCGCTACATCAAGCCGGCAACCAGCTTCCGCAGCGGCTATGCCTACGACAACCTGCTGTACGCCGTCGCCGGCCAGCTGATCGAGGACGTCAGCGGCCAGGATTGGGAAACCTTCGTGCGCGAGCGCGTGCTCAAGCCGGCCGGCATGGGCACCTCGACCACGCGCGATGTCGACCGCTGGGCTACCGCCAACCGCGTGCAGCCGCATGCGCGCATGGACGGCGGCTTCCGCGGCGTCGGCAAGCAGGAAGTGCTCGACGAGCGCCAGAGCCTGGGCGCCAACGCGTCGCCGGCCGGCGGCGTGTCGTCGAGCGCGAACGACTTCGGCCATTGGCTGCAGATCCAGCTCGCCCACGGCGCACTGCCGGACGGCAAGGGCCGTCTCTTCAGCGAGGACGCCTCGCGCGAGATGTGGACGCCACAGGTGCTGATGCCGATCAACGCCTATCCGGCGCCGATCGCGGAAGCCACCCCGCAGTTCTCGGCGTACGCGCTGGGCTGGGATGTGCGCGACTACCGCGGTGCCAAGATCATCGAGCACGGCGGCGCGGTGTTCGGCGTGCAGACGATGGTGGTGCTGATCCCCGACAAGCAGGTCGCCTTCTCGCTGCAGATCAACTCCGAGGATGGCGTGGTCCTGCGCGGCCTGACCTTCGAGCTGCTCGACCACTACCTGGGCGGACCGAAGCGCGATTGGGTCGGCGACTTCGCTGCCTACAAGAAGGCCCGCGTCCAGGGCGCCCTCGACTTCCTCGCCAAGAGCAAGACCGAGAAGAAGCCATCACGCCCGTCGCTGCCGTTGAACGGCTATGCCGGCAAGTTTGCCGACCCGTGGTATGGCCCGATTGAGATCCGACAGGAGAAGGGTCGCCTGCGCCTGGACTTCAAGCAGACGCCGAACATGGTCGGCACCCTGGAGCACTGGCAGTACGACACGTACCAGGTTCGCTGGGACGACCGCACGGCCGAACCGGCCTACGTCAGTTTCGGGGTCGACGCCGACGGCAAGGTCGACCGCATCACGATGAAGGCGGTGTCGCCGCTGGCGGACTTCAGCTGGGATTACCACGACCTGCTATTCACGCCGCAAGGGGGCGGCTGA
- a CDS encoding TonB-dependent receptor, producing MSSTRTSMRTLRRSPLAMVITGTLAMAVAGSAFAQDAASAGGHSATELDKVVVTANKRSENIREVPSSISVITEESIENAHATQLSDFQATVPGLYISTNGSPGKTKVSLRGVSPLSSSATVGTYLDETPLGSSGIYQAANFFALDLLPYDIGRIEVLRGPQGTLYGASAMGGLIKYVSVAPDLSATEFRVGGGLSSVEDSGDLGWNARFGANVPLVDDRLGLRVSYAQNELPGYIDNSVNGEEDINSGKQTSARVAMRWQGEAATLDLTAMRQTVDSDNNAQVALDPESLKPLFGDLTNNVFVDEPFYKDVDFYSATVNWNLGWADFVSATGYSESRSNQRQDSTIQFGGVADLLLGLPEPGSSSFDIGLDLDKFTQEFRLVSKDSGPFEWMAGVFYTKEDAVQNQVAKLNQLDGSPLPAPYDSIAGTLAVMAIPSTYEETAFFANGAYNFTDDFKIGAGVRWARNEQDFSQNVTEGILLPIGDTPNSSSEDVFTWSLSPQLQLSDEAMIYARVATGYQPGGPNVLVEGLPSQVDSSTLTNYELGLKSLWLDNRVQVDLTGFHIAWEDIQVASVVNGVSGLVNAGKASSTGMELSTVFHATENFQVGLNGSYTDAKLDESFPVIRASSPPYLVEITSGAKGDALPYVPEWSWNATADYYLPLSNGWTAHFGGALRYVSERRNGTTTRQDILDPSTAPPTLLMSDVTLPLELDAYTVADLNAYISNENWTFRAYVKNVSDERAYQSIGDVTSELTDVTEKLVAAPIQPRTFGIEVDYRF from the coding sequence ATGTCATCCACGCGCACGTCGATGCGAACGCTGCGCCGCAGCCCGCTGGCGATGGTCATCACCGGCACGCTGGCGATGGCAGTGGCCGGATCGGCCTTCGCACAGGACGCCGCCTCCGCCGGCGGTCACAGCGCGACCGAGCTGGACAAGGTCGTGGTCACGGCCAACAAGCGCTCGGAGAACATCCGCGAGGTGCCGTCCTCGATCAGCGTGATCACCGAAGAGAGCATCGAGAACGCGCACGCCACCCAGCTCAGCGACTTCCAGGCCACCGTGCCGGGCCTGTACATCAGCACCAACGGTTCGCCCGGCAAGACCAAGGTCTCGCTGCGCGGCGTGTCGCCGCTGTCTTCCAGCGCGACCGTCGGCACCTACCTGGACGAAACCCCGCTGGGCTCCAGCGGCATCTACCAGGCCGCCAACTTCTTCGCCCTCGACCTGCTGCCCTACGACATCGGCCGCATCGAAGTGCTGCGCGGACCGCAGGGCACGCTGTACGGCGCCAGCGCGATGGGCGGCCTGATCAAGTACGTGTCGGTGGCGCCTGACCTGAGCGCCACCGAATTCCGCGTCGGCGGCGGCCTGTCGAGCGTCGAGGACTCCGGTGACCTGGGCTGGAACGCGCGCTTCGGTGCCAACGTGCCGCTGGTCGACGACCGCCTCGGCCTGCGCGTGAGCTACGCCCAGAACGAGCTGCCGGGCTACATCGACAACAGCGTCAACGGCGAGGAAGACATCAACTCCGGCAAGCAGACCAGTGCGCGCGTGGCAATGCGCTGGCAGGGCGAGGCCGCAACGCTCGACCTGACCGCGATGCGGCAGACCGTCGACAGCGACAACAACGCCCAGGTCGCGCTCGATCCCGAATCGCTCAAGCCGTTGTTCGGCGACCTGACCAACAACGTCTTCGTCGACGAACCGTTCTACAAGGACGTCGACTTCTACTCGGCCACCGTCAACTGGAACCTGGGCTGGGCCGACTTCGTGTCCGCCACGGGCTACTCGGAGTCGCGCAGCAACCAGCGCCAGGACTCGACCATCCAGTTCGGCGGCGTCGCCGACCTGCTCCTCGGCCTGCCCGAGCCGGGCAGCTCGTCGTTCGACATCGGCCTGGACCTGGACAAGTTCACCCAGGAGTTCCGCCTGGTCTCGAAGGACAGCGGCCCGTTCGAGTGGATGGCCGGCGTGTTCTACACCAAGGAAGACGCCGTTCAGAACCAGGTCGCCAAGTTGAACCAGCTCGACGGCTCGCCGCTGCCGGCGCCGTACGACAGCATCGCCGGCACGCTGGCGGTGATGGCGATCCCGAGCACCTACGAGGAAACCGCGTTCTTCGCCAACGGTGCCTACAACTTCACCGACGACTTCAAGATCGGTGCCGGCGTGCGCTGGGCGCGCAACGAGCAGGACTTCTCGCAGAATGTCACTGAAGGCATCCTGCTTCCGATCGGCGACACGCCCAACAGCTCCTCCGAGGACGTGTTCACCTGGAGCCTGAGCCCGCAGCTGCAGCTCAGCGACGAGGCGATGATCTACGCGCGCGTTGCCACCGGCTACCAGCCGGGTGGCCCGAACGTGCTGGTCGAGGGCCTGCCTTCGCAGGTCGATTCCTCGACGCTGACCAACTACGAGCTGGGCCTGAAGTCGCTGTGGCTCGACAACCGCGTGCAGGTCGACCTGACCGGTTTCCATATCGCGTGGGAAGACATCCAGGTGGCCTCGGTGGTCAACGGCGTGTCCGGCCTGGTCAATGCCGGCAAGGCCAGCAGCACCGGCATGGAGCTGTCCACGGTGTTCCATGCCACCGAGAACTTCCAGGTCGGCCTCAACGGTTCCTACACCGATGCCAAGCTCGACGAGAGCTTCCCGGTGATCCGGGCATCGTCGCCGCCGTACCTGGTGGAGATCACCAGCGGCGCCAAGGGTGATGCCCTGCCGTACGTGCCCGAGTGGTCGTGGAATGCGACGGCCGATTACTACCTGCCGCTGTCCAACGGCTGGACCGCGCACTTCGGCGGCGCCCTGCGCTACGTCAGCGAGCGCCGCAACGGCACCACCACGCGCCAGGACATCCTCGACCCCAGCACCGCGCCGCCGACGCTGCTGATGAGCGATGTCACGCTGCCGCTGGAGCTGGACGCTTACACCGTTGCCGACCTCAACGCCTACATCAGCAACGAGAACTGGACGTTCCGCGCGTACGTGAAGAATGTCAGCGACGAGCGCGCGTACCAGTCCATCGGCGACGTCACCAGCGAACTGACCGACGTCACCGAGAAGCTCGTCGCCGCGCCCATCCAGCCGCGGACCTTCGGCATCGAGGTCGACTACAGGTTCTGA
- a CDS encoding peptide MFS transporter, with protein sequence MVASARSRDLFGQPRGLSVLFLTQMWEIFSYYGMRSLLVYYMTKQLLLGQQQASLVYGVYTATVYFTPIIGGVISDRWLGRRRAVIIGASIMAFGHFLMASESLFYFALAAIALGNGLFLPSLPSQIDGLYAKDDPRRGSAYNVYYVGINVGGLLAPLVCGTLGELYGWHYGFGAAGIGMVAGLLIYVLGARHLPEEGLHPTRKDTAATPAVALQRHELWQRLRVLVAIALTVMLFRGAYEQVGNTIALWADTGINRTLAGSMLGGFVIPMTWFQSLNPLLVIVLTPLFVAHWTRQARHGREPAPARKMAMGAIGVACAYLMLAAVSASTPAGQASWIWLALFFLVLTSGELFILPIGLGLFARLAPAGHGATTIAAWFSATFGGSLLAGLLGTYWSVLGPSSFFVLMGAVGIAAGVLLWLLDRPTRRVEAVAQLPAAATIAAPTTP encoded by the coding sequence ATGGTCGCAAGCGCGCGCAGCCGGGACCTGTTCGGCCAGCCGCGTGGCCTCTCGGTGCTGTTCCTGACGCAGATGTGGGAGATCTTCTCCTACTACGGCATGCGCTCGCTGCTGGTCTATTACATGACCAAGCAGTTGCTGCTTGGCCAGCAGCAGGCGTCGCTGGTGTACGGCGTGTACACCGCGACCGTCTACTTCACCCCGATCATCGGCGGCGTCATCTCCGATCGCTGGCTCGGCCGTCGCCGCGCCGTGATCATCGGCGCCTCGATCATGGCGTTCGGCCATTTCCTGATGGCCTCCGAGAGCCTGTTCTACTTCGCGCTCGCGGCGATCGCACTCGGCAACGGCCTGTTCCTGCCGAGCCTGCCGAGCCAGATCGACGGCCTGTACGCCAAGGACGATCCGCGTCGCGGCTCGGCCTACAACGTCTATTACGTCGGCATCAATGTCGGCGGCCTGCTGGCGCCGCTGGTCTGCGGCACCCTGGGCGAACTCTACGGCTGGCACTACGGCTTCGGCGCCGCCGGCATCGGCATGGTCGCCGGCCTGCTGATCTACGTGCTCGGCGCGCGCCACCTGCCCGAGGAAGGGCTGCATCCGACTCGCAAGGACACGGCCGCCACGCCCGCCGTCGCATTGCAGCGCCATGAACTGTGGCAGCGCCTGCGCGTGCTGGTCGCCATCGCACTGACGGTGATGCTGTTCCGCGGCGCCTACGAGCAGGTCGGCAACACGATCGCGCTGTGGGCCGACACCGGCATCAACCGGACGCTCGCCGGAAGCATGCTCGGTGGTTTCGTGATCCCGATGACCTGGTTCCAGTCGCTTAATCCACTGCTGGTGATCGTGCTCACGCCGTTGTTCGTGGCGCACTGGACGCGGCAGGCGCGACACGGTCGCGAACCCGCGCCGGCGCGCAAGATGGCGATGGGCGCGATCGGCGTCGCCTGCGCCTACCTGATGCTCGCCGCGGTCAGCGCAAGCACACCGGCAGGACAGGCGAGCTGGATCTGGCTGGCGCTGTTCTTCCTGGTGCTGACCTCGGGCGAACTTTTCATCCTGCCGATCGGCCTGGGCCTGTTCGCGCGCCTGGCGCCTGCCGGCCACGGCGCCACCACCATCGCCGCGTGGTTCTCCGCGACCTTCGGCGGCAGCCTGCTCGCAGGCTTGCTGGGCACGTACTGGAGCGTGCTCGGGCCTTCCTCTTTCTTCGTACTCATGGGCGCTGTCGGCATCGCCGCCGGCGTCCTGCTGTGGCTGCTCGACCGTCCCACCCGCCGGGTGGAAGCGGTCGCGCAGTTGCCTGCGGCGGCCACGATCGCGGCCCCGACGACTCCTTAG
- a CDS encoding DUF4136 domain-containing protein, whose translation MKRSLILFVAMGIAMVSGCATTPAVFTDYDPGVSFGQYRTYRWAQKPEGYSPLEQQRLVAAVDAKLRERGWTQSTEAQIDIVANVATETRYSLDSFYSGPAWGGWGWGGGWGGWGCCGGWGWGASYGSTTTRAYTYGTLVLDMFDAQSKRAIWRGIAQGTVPSDPQRQTTNMLASVDKMFATFPPGAPIAQAQ comes from the coding sequence ATGAAACGTTCACTCATTCTGTTCGTCGCGATGGGCATCGCGATGGTCTCCGGCTGCGCGACCACGCCAGCCGTTTTCACCGACTACGACCCGGGCGTGAGCTTCGGCCAGTACCGGACCTACCGCTGGGCGCAGAAGCCGGAAGGCTATTCGCCGCTCGAGCAGCAGCGCCTGGTCGCGGCCGTCGACGCCAAGCTGCGCGAGCGCGGCTGGACACAGTCCACCGAAGCGCAGATCGACATCGTCGCCAACGTCGCCACCGAGACGCGCTACAGCCTCGACAGTTTCTACAGCGGCCCTGCGTGGGGCGGCTGGGGCTGGGGCGGCGGTTGGGGTGGCTGGGGTTGCTGCGGCGGTTGGGGCTGGGGCGCGAGCTACGGCTCGACCACGACCCGCGCCTACACCTACGGCACGCTGGTGCTGGACATGTTCGATGCGCAGAGCAAGCGCGCCATCTGGCGCGGCATTGCGCAGGGCACGGTGCCGTCCGATCCGCAGCGGCAGACCACCAACATGCTCGCCAGCGTCGACAAGATGTTCGCGACCTTCCCGCCGGGCGCGCCGATCGCACAGGCGCAGTAG